Proteins encoded within one genomic window of Bacteroidia bacterium:
- the folP gene encoding dihydropteroate synthase: MDIQKVKIMGIVNLTPDSFYAGSRFMYVEQAIKQIEKHIQEGADIIDVGAQSTRPGATLIDADTELKRLLPVLQELKHLSLPVSIDTFYAKVAQKCLSIREVWINDISGGNIDKNMLSFIFSEQPTYIWTHSRGTPATMNTLTMYDNVVQEVYNCAKQFIYQAQTQGFTKYIIDVGFGFAKTVAQNFELVRHFERFKELGVPLLVGISRKSMIYKTLQSTPEEALNGTTVLHTLLVQKGADILRVHDVKPAKEVIQLLSQI; encoded by the coding sequence ATGGACATACAAAAGGTTAAAATCATGGGGATTGTCAATCTAACCCCTGATTCTTTCTACGCAGGTAGTCGATTCATGTACGTGGAGCAAGCAATAAAACAAATAGAAAAGCATATCCAAGAAGGCGCGGATATTATTGACGTTGGCGCGCAATCTACTCGCCCAGGAGCTACATTGATAGATGCAGACACTGAATTGAAACGTTTATTACCTGTTTTACAAGAGTTAAAACATCTTTCTTTGCCTGTGTCAATTGATACTTTTTATGCAAAAGTGGCTCAAAAATGCCTTTCTATCCGTGAAGTATGGATAAATGACATTAGCGGAGGAAATATTGACAAAAACATGCTTTCTTTTATTTTTTCTGAACAGCCTACATACATTTGGACACACTCTCGCGGAACCCCTGCAACTATGAATACACTCACAATGTACGATAACGTAGTGCAAGAAGTATACAATTGCGCTAAGCAGTTCATCTATCAAGCTCAAACACAAGGCTTTACAAAATACATTATTGACGTAGGTTTTGGTTTTGCTAAAACTGTAGCCCAAAATTTTGAGCTTGTTCGGCACTTTGAACGATTCAAAGAGTTAGGCGTGCCCTTGTTAGTTGGAATTAGCCGAAAGTCTATGATTTACAAAACGCTTCAATCTACGCCCGAAGAAGCCCTTAACGGTACTACAGTGCTACACACTTTACTTGTACAAAAAGGGGCAGACATTTTACGCGTACACGATGTAAAGCCTGCCAAAGAAGTGATACAATTGCTATCGCAGATATAG